The Nostoc sp. 'Lobaria pulmonaria (5183) cyanobiont' DNA window GCTTGGTGGCACCTAGAAGCGGGAAAAGATGCAAATAGATTTGGTGAAATGTTAGTAGAAACTGCCAGAGCGATTAACCCTGACTTAACCATATTAGATGGTATCATCGGTCATGAAGGTAATGGCCCCAGCAACGGGGAACCTCGCCAACTGGGCATTTTAGCAGCCGCATCAGATATATTTGCCTTAGATCGGGCAATGGTAGAAATCCTCAATGTTTCTCCTGAACAAGTGCCCACAGTTGCAGCTTCTCAAAGACTAGGAGTTTGTCCAGAACTTGCTGCCATAGAGTTTCCGCATTTAAATCCTGATTTATTAAAAATAGAAGATTGGCGCTTACCAGAAAAGTTAATGCCCATTGATTTTGGTATGCCCCGCGTAATTAAGTCTACGTTTAAGCATCTTTACACCCGATTTATCAAGGAACCAATGAGTGTTTATGGAAGGGAGTAGGAAGTGGGGAGATGAAGAAGCAGGGGGGCAGAGGGCAAGGGGGAGAATAAAAAATTAGCTCTTTCTTTCCCCTCAGCAAGAACTGCACCCCGCCCATCTGCGCCTTTGCACCTCTGCCTCTTGTGCCTAATCCCCAATCCTCAATTTAGTGCAAACGTCGTTACAGCAATTTCATTTATTAGCAGAGTAATCTGTAATTATCCTCGGATTGCTTAACCAGACCGCTCTATTATATTTAGTGGCAGTTTTTTTAGTTAATTAATTTGTTATACAATTTTTCGTCTTAGATTTTAATTTATCCAAAAAGTTATACGGATTTAGGATCTGGAAATTGGGATTGGGTATTTTGTTCAGATATGAGGAAAGTTTGGTAAGAACCCACTACACGTCTACGCCACCTTCTAAAACTTTTTTACTCTACCTTTATATAGATTGACAAAATTGCTGTGATATTACATAGATTGCAAAATTTAAATTATTAAATATTTGTTTAGTGATATCACTGAATCCATTCTGCCTTATACAGTTGATGTATCTGTATTTATTCGGTAGTTATCATTGGTTAAAAAAATCATTCCTACCTATTTCTTCTCTGGTGTCAAATATTTTTGTGTATAACTACCATATAACAATCAAAAGCACTGAATATCTATCAGTGCAATTGCTAATTTGTGTTCTGTATCACAAATTAGCAATTCCAGTAAAATCACCTTATCAAAGGCGTTTTAGGATGTTATAATCATGAAGTATCGGACAAATCTGTTTTGCTAATTAATCTTTAATCAGCGAAAAAATGTAGCTTATGATGCTGTCAAAGTTGGCTTTGCGTATGCAACCCGTTACACCATACAAAGAAACATCTGAAAATATTAATTACAAAATAAAACATGATTTGTTTGCTTGTAACTTTGTATTAAAAAGTCCATGTATAAAAAGGCTACTATGACAGTTGTATAACTGGTTTAAATTGGAGAATGCTACACATTTTACAGTTTAAAAATAGCTAAAATAGTATTAATACTCTCACTCAGAGAGTAAACCTACACAGTGTTACGAAGAAGTTCAATTTTGTATGAATTCAAATAGCCAGTCTGCCAATGCCGATACATATTCCCAACGTTTGGCAGACATTGTGGGAACTGCGATCGCTCTGTTGACTCTTACCCTACCTGTATTTGTCATCGCCCACTATTCTTCAACTAATGTTCAAAATAACCAGCAACCTCTGATCCAAAACATCCAAAGAAATCAAGATTGATCGAGCTTCCCAGTCGCATTTTTTCATGGGGAGACTCACAAAAAAGCAGAACATTGATTTTGTAGACAATCTCTGTAGATGTCGGTGTAGTTCGTTAAGCAGAAGCTAAATCTGGATTGTGTAACTCCAGATTTCAGTTGTCCTAACTTTGTTAAGACAAAAAATTCCTCTAACAGCAATTAAGGGCGGAGGATATCCATAATACCCTCGTGGAAAAAGCGTTGCGAAGTTTGCTCGTAACGCTTTTTCTATTTTTTTGCTAATTCAAGGGAATAGGTTACAGCTGAAAGTTTCTTCCCAGTCCCCTATGTCGTAGAACAAATACCTTGGGAAGAGATCCATATTGCCCTAAAATTCTACACGGGGAGCGAAGCTGACTGAGTGCCCCCATGATTCACCGTTATCAGAGGAGTTTTTTGTGGACTTATCTCGTATTCCTGCCCAACCAAAACCGGGTCTAATCAACGTTCTGATTGAAATTGCTGGCGGAAGTAAAAATAAATACGAATACGACAAGGAACTAGAAGCTTTTGCTCTAGACCGAGTACTTTATTCCTCGGTGCAATATCCTTATGACTACGGCTTTGTACCCAATACTTTGGCTGATGATGGCGATCCCCTCGATGGTATGGTCATAATTGATGAGCCGACCTTTCCCGGCTGCGTTATTGCTGCGCGACCAATTGGCTTCTTGGAGATGATTGACGGTGGCGATCGCGATGAAAAAATCCTTTGTGTTCCTGACAAAGATCCGCGCTACACTCAGGTAAAATCCCTGAAAGACCTAGCGCCACACCGCTTAGATGAAATTGCTGAATTTTTCCGTAGTTATAAAAATTTGGAAAAAAAGGTGACTGAAATTCTCGGTTGGCAAGATGTGGACAAGGTTGCAGCATTAGTAGAAAAATCCGTCAAAGCTTATAGAGGATAATAGAGGAGTTAGGAGTTAGGAGTTAAGAGTTATGAATTTTTATTCCTAACTCCTCACTTTAATCACTTTCGCTTGTTACGGATCGTAAAAACTGCCACCAAACCCAAACTAGAATGCAGCGTACTCTCCTTTTGGCAAAAATTCATAACTGCACCCTCACAGGGGCAAATATCAACTACGTGGGTAGTATCAGCATTGATGAAATCCTTTTGGAAAAAGCTGGTATCTTACCTTATGAGCAGGTGCAAGTAGTTAATAATGCCAATGGTCAGCGCTTTATTACCTATGCGATCCCCGCTCCAGCTCATTCAGGAATAATTGAGCTAAATGGGGGTGCGGCACGTCTAGGCATTATTGGCGATCGCTTGATTATAATGACTTACGGGCAGCTCACTCCAGAAGAGTTAAAAAGTTACTCTCCTACGGTAGTCATTGTGGACGAAAAAAACAGGCTGTTGGAAGTGCGGCGCTACGATGACCTGCTCAGTAAGGTCTAATTTCAAGGAAAATGTCAAATTTTGAGTTGTCGGATTCCCAGAGTTACATAACAGAAAAGTCATCTACCCTGCCCAGTAGCCCAGCAGGTGAATTTATCGTGCAATTCTGGGGTGTCAGAGGTTTGATTCCCACTCCCAGTAAAAACACCAATCGTTATGGTGGTAATACTGCTTGTGTAGAAATGCATGTAGCTGGGAAACGCTTGATTTTTGATGGCGGTACTGGCTTACGTATACTGGGTAAAACTTGGCA harbors:
- a CDS encoding inorganic diphosphatase, yielding MDLSRIPAQPKPGLINVLIEIAGGSKNKYEYDKELEAFALDRVLYSSVQYPYDYGFVPNTLADDGDPLDGMVIIDEPTFPGCVIAARPIGFLEMIDGGDRDEKILCVPDKDPRYTQVKSLKDLAPHRLDEIAEFFRSYKNLEKKVTEILGWQDVDKVAALVEKSVKAYRG
- the panD gene encoding aspartate 1-decarboxylase; translated protein: MQRTLLLAKIHNCTLTGANINYVGSISIDEILLEKAGILPYEQVQVVNNANGQRFITYAIPAPAHSGIIELNGGAARLGIIGDRLIIMTYGQLTPEELKSYSPTVVIVDEKNRLLEVRRYDDLLSKV